The sequence below is a genomic window from Methylophilus sp. DW102.
TTTTAATTACCGTGAGCCTGCATTTGCTATGGTCGCAGCTGGCTTGACCGGGCCGTCTGCCATACAGCCATAAAAAAAACCGCCGGAGTCCGGCGGTTTTTTGTTCAGCTCACTTGTGATTAAGACAAGCGCTGATTATTTGTTCATGACGTACATTGTTACTTCAAAGCCAAAACGCATTTCAGTTGCAGCTGGTTTAGTCCACATAATCGTCTCCTTAAGTATTTGTTTAAATGCATCATGATTGATGTATTTGTATGACTCTCACTATACGCGGGTGTTTCAATCCAGGCCTGAAGCGAATCCGTAAAAACGGCTCATGATTTTACGTAGTTTTTATAATCAGGTCGCTCACTCGGCGTAGAATAAGGCTGTCTGGTCTATGCAGGATTCGAGGTCTATATGATGCAGCGATTGCCACGCTGGGTAGAGTGGGGCGGGTTTTTAATGGCATTGAATGCCGGCTTTATTAACGCGGTGGGGGTGTTGGGCTTCAGACATCAGGCGGTGTCGCATCTCACCGGCATTTCGACTTTTTTCTCCATTGAAATCATGCAGGGCGACGGGTTGCAGGCCTTGCACCTGCTCTGCGTGATGCTGTTTTTTTTGCTGGGCGCCATGCTCAGTGGTGTCATCATCGGGCATGAGGCACTCAAGCTCGGGCATCAGTATCATTGGGCGTTATGGCTGGAGGCCGGCTTGTTGGCCGCTGCTATCCTGCTGTTGAATACGGGCTGGCACAGCGGACAGTGGCTGGCCTCGGCGGCTTGCGGCTTGCAAAATGCCATGACCAGCACCTATAGTGGCGCCGTGGTGCGCACCACGCATGTCTCCGGCCTGTTTACCGATATCGGCATTGCACTGGGCTTGCGCTTGCGCGGCCAGGCCGTGGATAAGCGCCGGCTCACACTGTATTTGTTGCTGATAGGCGGGTTTGTTTGTGGCGGGGTATTGGGCGCCTGCAGCTTTATGCGCTGGCATTTTAATGCCTTGTGGTTGCCGGTGGGCCATGTGGCCGCGTTGTCGCTGCTGTATTTTAGTCTGCGTCATCGCGCAGCCTGAATCATGCGGAGAAGGAGAAATCCCGCCGCACACAAAACTGCCATCAATTTGTAATACAATCAAGCTTAGATTTTTTTACATTTCACGAAGCCCATATTATGTCGATTCAAACTGTCGCTACACAAGCTTTTTCTGATCAAAAACCCGGGACCTCTGGCTTGCGCAAAAAAGTGCGCGTTTTTCAACAGCCACACTACCTGCAAAACTTTGTGCAAAGTATTTTTGATACGCTGGAGATTCCTGCCAATGCGACCTTGACGCTGGGCGGGGATGGCCGCTACTTTAATAAAGAAGCGATCCAGATCATTATCAAAATGGCGGCTGCCAACGGCTTTGGTAAAGTGCTGGTCGGCCAACACGGTATTCTGTCTACACCGGCGGCTTCTCATCTGATCCGCAAATACCAGACTTTTGGCGGCATTATTCTTTCTGCCAGTCATAATCCAGGCGGACCGGATGACGATTTTGGCATCAAATACAACACCAGCAATGGCGGTCCGGCACCGGAAAAAATCACCGATACCATTTTTGCCAACAGCAAACAAATCAGCCAATACAAACTGGCTGACTTGCCAGAGGTGGATCTCTCCAGCATCGGTGTCACCACCCTGGATGGCTTCGTGGTTGAAGTGATAGACGCGGTCAGTGACTATGCTGACCTGATGGAAAGCATGTTTGATTTTGCTGCCATCAAGCGCTGGCTGGCCGCAGGGCATCGGCTGACATTTGATGCCATGCATGCCGTGACCGGGCCGTATGCCAAGGAGATTTTAGGTAACCGCCTGGGCGCGTCTGCAGACAGCCTCATGAATTGCGAAGTCTCTGAAAACTTTGGGGGCGGCCATCCGGACCCCAACCTGACCTATGCCGAAGAGCTGGTCAAAGTGGCGTATGGCGCACAGGCCCCGGATTTTGCGGCGGCGTCTGATGGCGACGGGGATCGCAACATGATTCTGGGCAATCACTTTTTTGTCACGCCGTCTGACAGCCTGGCCCTGATTGCCGCCAATGCCAAGTTGATTCCTGCTTACGCCAAAGGCTTGTCTGGCGTCGCCCGTTCGATGCCAACCAGTGGTGCCGTAGACCGCGTGGCCGCCAAATTGGGCATCGCTTGTTACGAAACGCCCACCGGCTGGAAGTTTTTTGGCAACCTGATGGATGCTGGCCGCGTGACCTTGTGTGGTGAAGAAAGCTTTGGTACCGGCAGTGACCATGTCCGCGAAAAAGATGGCTTGTGGGCGGTGTTGTGCTGGTTGAATCTGCTGGCCGCCACGGGTGAGAGCGTTGAGTCACTGGTGCGCAAACATTGGCAAACCTATGGCCGCAATGTGTATTCTCGCCATGACTACGAAGGCGTGCCCACTGAGCAGGCCAATGCTGTCATGGCACATATCAAGGCCCAGTTTGCCAGCTTGCCTGGTCAGGTGTTTGGCAGCTACACCGTGAACACCGTGGATGACTTCAGTTATACCGACCCTGTCGATGGCTCTGTCAGCACTGGCCAGGGCTTGCGCATTCTGTTTGCCTGCGGCTCACGGGTGGTGATCCGTTTATCCGGCACCGGCACTGAAGGCGCCACCATCCGCGTTTATCTGGAGGCCTTTACGCAAGACCCGGCTCAGCAACAGCTTGATGCCCAGGAAGCATTGGCAGAACTGATTACGGTCTCGCATCAGATTTCGCAGTTGCCACAGCTGACTGGTAGACAGCAACCTACGGTGATTACTTAAGCAAAGCGTGCACAGGGAAGCCGTAGCGTGATCATGATCAAAAAAAGCATTCTTTGTCCGCTGATTGTATCTGCAGGCCTGCTGGCTTGCGGGGTGAATCCGGTCACCAAAGAGCGGGAGTTTCAGTTTGTCTCGCAAGACAAGGAAATCCAGATTGGCCAGCAAAATTATAGCCCGGCGCGTCAATCGCAAGGCGGCGACTACACGCTGGACCCTGAGCTGACACGCTATGTGCAGCAAGTCGGCCAGCGGTTAGCCGCGGTGTCTGACCGCCCGGATTTGCCCTATGAGTTTGTGGTGCTCAATGACTCAGTGCCCAATGCCTGGGCCATGCCGGGTGGCAAAATTGCGTTTAACCGGGGCCTGTTATACGAATTGCACAGCGAAGCTGAACTGGCGGCTGTGTTGGGGCATGAAATTGTGCACGCGGCGGCCAGGCATGGTGCCAAAGGCATGGAGCGTGGCATCTTTATGCAAGGTGCCATGCTGGCGGTGGGCCTGGCCACGCGTGACTCCAATTATGCCAATCTGGTGGTCGGTGGTGCGCAATTGGGCGGGCAACTGATCACGAGCAAATATGGCCGTGAGGCTGAGTCCGAGGCAGATCACTATGGCATGAAGTATATGAAGCTGGCCGGTTATGACCCTGCTGCTGCGGTGACGCTGCAAGAGACCTTTGTCCGGCTTAGCCAGGGCAAACGGCAGGATTTTCTGTCTGGCTTGTTTGCCAGCCACCCGCCTTCGCAAGAGCGTGTCGATCTCAACGAAAAAACCTTGGCCGAGCTGGGCACTGGCGGTGAGATGGGTAAAGAGATTTATGCACAAAAAGTCGCCAAACTGATGGCGACGCGCGAGGCTTATAAAGCCTACGATGAAGGCAAAGAGGCCTTGCAAAAAGGCGATACCGAAAAAGCAAAAACTTTGGCGAAAAAAGCCATCAGCATTGAGCCGCGCGAAGCGCGTTTCGAGGAGCTGCTGGGGGATATTGCCCTCACCAAGAAAAATACTACCGAAGCGCTGGCGTTTTACGACAAAGCCATCCAGATGCAACCGGACTACTTCAAGCCCTATGTGCAAAGCGGCATTGCCTTGTTTAATGCAGGCAAAAAAGAGCAGGCGGAATCCTTTTTGAAAAAAGCCAACGCCTTGTTACCAACGGCACCAGGCTATGCCTTGCTCGGGCAGATTGCTGAAGGGCGTGGCGAAACCGCCCTGGCTTTGCAGCATTACCAACTGGCGGCAAGTTCAGATTCCGAAATCGGCAAAGAGGCTGCGGCAAGAGCCATGCGACTCGATTTACCACGTAACCCTGGCCGCTATTTGCCGGCTGGCCCGCTGGCTGATGATACCGGCATGGTTTACGCTGCCGTGCAAAATAACAGCAATGTGCCGGTGGGGCGCGTGCAAGTACGCATGCTGCAATACGACAGCCGTGGCCGCATGGTTAACCAGACGCGTTCGATGTTGATTACGGGCGGCATTGCCCCCGGTCGGCGCGGTTCAGTGGCCACCGGTGTCCGCATCATCGACCAGGCCGATTTACAGTTTTTCCGGGTCGTGGTTGAAGGCGCCGAACTCGCCAATTAATCACGCGATTATTCAATCATTTGGTTTCATCCTATGGCCACTACCGATTCCTGTGTCTCCGTCTCTCCCTACTTTGAAATCCAGCCTGGCCAGGCTTCTGCTTTTCGGGCGATTTGCGAAAAATATGTGAGCTGGTCATCCCGTGAGCCTGGTTGCCTGTATTACGGCTTTAGCTTTCACGGTGACCTGGCCCATTGCCGCGAAGGGTTCACCAATGCAGAAGCGCTGTTGGCGCACATCGAAAACCTGCGGCCGATTTTGCACGAGATGGGTGAGGTTTCTACGCTGGTGCGGATTGAAGTGCATGGGACAGAAGCCGAATTGGCCAAGCTGAGGGAGCCGTTGGCAGGGATGCATCCGCAGTGGTTTGTGCTCGAATTCGGCTACAGAAAATAGCCTGAAATGTAACGGCAGCCTTATTCTGCATTCTGAATGGTCATGGTGCCTTGGTATAGGCGCACATCCATTCTGCCTAAAAAGCTCATGCCGAGCAGGGCATCGCCTTCCAGTCCAGGCGAAATCGTCGCGGCGACATCATGGGCGACGACGCCACCCAGTTGCACGGTTTTAAGCCTGACCAAATAAGCGACCGCCGTGCCGTTGGCAGTGTGGGTGCTAATCGCGTCATGGCTGACCAGACCCAAACGGTCTGCTACATTTTGTGAGATGGCGATGCCGGTGGCTCCGGTATCCACCAGAACGCGTACCCGTTCGCCATTAATGAGGGCTTCGGCGCTGTAATGGCCGTCGGTGCCGCGCTTGAGCGTCACCACTTTTTGCTGGCCGAGTTGTTCCAGGGTGTTGGGGTGTTGTACGCGGTCTACCAGAAACCAGATCAGTGCAGCCAGCCCCAGCCAGAGCAGGGTGTAAAGCAGGCTGCGCCCGCGGAGATGGTTTTTTTGAGTGGCATGTCGCATGCTCATTCAATGGAGGCTCAAAAAGGGATTTTCAAGTTTGGGTGAGTGCTGAGTAGCAGTTGTTTGAATGTCTGTTGAATGCGGGTTAAGGCCGCATTGTCATCGGCCTCAAAGCGCAAGGTCAACACGGGTGTGGTGTTTGAGGCGCGAATCAAACCAAAGCCATCGGCATATTCAACGCGCAAGCCATCGATGGTGATCACTTCTACTGCACCCGGGAATTGCGCGGATTGTTGCAGTTGCGCGATCAAGGCATGCGGCTCGCCTTCTTGCATGGCGATTTGCAGTTCTGGCGTGTTGAGGCTGTCTGGCAGGGCTTCTAGCACAGCGTTGGCATCAGGGCTGCGGCTCACCAGTTCGAGCAGGCGTGCCGCGCTATACAGGCCATCATCAAAGCCAAACCAGCGCGGGGTACCAGCGACACAGTCATTAAAAAACAAATGACCCGAGAGCTCACCGCCAATGGCAGCACCTGTTTCCTTGATTTTGGCTTTCATCAGCGAGTGGCCGGTTTTCCAGATCACCGGTTTGCCCCCATGTTGGCGTATCCAGGGCGCGAGATGGCGGCTGGATTTGACATCAAACACCACTTGGCTGCCTGGTTGCTGGCTGAGTATATCCTCTACAAACAACATGAGCTGGCGGTCGCTACGGATGATTTGCCCGGATCGGGTGACCACGCCCAGACGGTCGCCATCGCCATCAAAAGCAATCCCGATTTCGGCGGTGCCGCTTTGTAACGCACCGATGACGTCTTGCAAGTTTTTGGCTTCCACCGGGTCTGGGTGGTGGTTGGGGAAATGCCCATCGACCTCACAAAACAGTGGCTCGACCTCGCAGCCTAATGCCTGGAAGATGGCGGGCGCGTAGGCGCCGGCGACACCGTTGCCGCAGTCGATGACTACCCGCATCGGGCGTGCGAGCTGGATATCCGACACAATGGCTGCCTGATAGGCAGGATAAATATCGTAGCTGGTTTGATTACCAGCTTGGTCGGGCTGGTAATACTGCTGCTGCATGATGCTGTGCTTGAGGGCCTGGATGGCTTCGCTACTGAGCGTCTCGCCCGCAATCACCATTTTGAGACCATTATATTGCGGTGGATTATGGCTGCCGGTGATCATGACGCCACTGTGCGTTTGGGCAAGGTAATGCGTTGCAAAATACAGCATGGGCGTAGTGACCATGCCCAGATTCAGCACATTGACGCCAGTTTGCATCAGCCCTGCACTCAATGCGGTGGCCAGTGCCGGGCTGGATAAGCGGCCATCATAGCCCACGCAGACACTCTGCTCGCCGCGTGCCTGTGCCAAAGAGCCCAGTGCCAGGCCAATCTGCTGCACAATCTCTTCTGTCAATGTGTCGCCGACAATGCCACGGATGTCGTAGGCTTTGAAAATCGACGCTGGCAGCAATGGAATCATTTATTCGGCTTCTTCTATCCAGGCCAGTTGAATCGCCTCCAGGATTTTTTCGCCGCAGCGGGAGGGCTCATCATCAAAGTCCTCCAAATCCATCACCCATTGCATGAGGTCGGTAAAGCGGATGGTTTTGGGGTCAATCTCGGGGAATTGATCATACAGCTCTTCAGCAATGCGCTGGCTGTCAGTCCATTTCATGGTGGTGGGCTCCTGTCGATGTGAGTGAGATGGGCTCATTATAACTGACAGTAGGTGCCGGATTTGCCAGAATCCACCTACAGCGCTGTCAGACGTGGGGCACTGGTCAGCCTGAGCTGCACGCGGCATCATAACGGGTTATGAGTGATATTGATAAAACACCCCGCGCTCCCCTGTTTGCACGCTGGCTGGGGGGCATGCTACTTGTGCTTGTCTTTGTAGTCATGGTCTGCGAAATGCTGGGCTGGCCTTTTTTGCGCCAACCCCTGCAAACCGCGTTGCAAAATCAGTTACAACGGGCCGTGATCATAGACCGTCCTTTCCATTTGCAATTGCTGGGTGGCATCCGGTTGCAAGTAGGCGGATTGAGAATTGCCGCGCCCGCAGGCTTTGACGCGCCTTATTTTGTTGAAGCGCATGGCTTGTCGCTGGCGTTGCGCTACCGTGACCTGTGGTCACTCAAAGCACGCGATCCTTATCGCATTGCATCGATTCGCGCGGACCGTTTAAATGCTTACATGATCCGCCATGCCAACCAAGAGGCCAGTTGGGATTTTGAGCTGGATGACGGCAGCCCGCCCCGTCCGTTTCCCATCATTGAGCAACTGGCCGTTAATGAGGGGCAAGCCAAGCTTGCCGATGCCGTTACGGATGCGCAACTGAACGTCAAGTTTTATACCGAAGAGGGCGCCCATCTTAAAACGCCGGAATCGCAAATCAAAGTGGATGGTCAGTTCCGTCGTTTGCCCTTGCAGGCCGCATTGGTGACGCAAGGCTTTTTACCGATCGCGACTCAGGGGCAGGACTCACCGCCGGTTAACTCGCAAGGATGGTTAACGTACGGTGCCGTGCATGCCACGTTCCGCGGTGCCGTATATGATGTGTTGGGTGTCCAGCGTGTCAAGGGGCAGGTAGAGGTAAAAGGTTCATCGCTGGCCGATGTCGGGGACTTGCTGAGCCTGACATTCCCTAGGACGCCGCATTTCAAAATAAAGGCGGCGGTTGAAAAAAACGCGACGCAGTGGGCTGTGAATGTCGCCTCTGCACACATTGGCAACAGTCAGCTGGCGGGACAGTTTGTGTATGATCTTGCACCAGAAACGCCGATGTTGACTGGCAAACTGCAAGGTTCTTTATTGATGTTGGCGGATTTGGCGCCCGCCTTTGGCGCTGCAGCTACTCCAACGACTAGCAACCCGCATCCAGGCAAATTGTTTCCAAATACCTCGCTGGATTTTACGACCTATGGCCGTATGAATGCGGATATCGATGTGCATATTGATGCGGTCGATTTAGGATCGGCCTTCAGGCAGCGCATTGCACCACTTAAATTGCGCTTGCGCTTGCAAAAACACAAGTTAAGTCTGGCAGAGCTGGAGGCCAGTACGGCTCAAGGCTCGCTCTCAGGCGCGCTATCGATTGATGCACATGATGTGCAGAACGCCGACTTG
It includes:
- a CDS encoding YoaK family protein; its protein translation is MMQRLPRWVEWGGFLMALNAGFINAVGVLGFRHQAVSHLTGISTFFSIEIMQGDGLQALHLLCVMLFFLLGAMLSGVIIGHEALKLGHQYHWALWLEAGLLAAAILLLNTGWHSGQWLASAACGLQNAMTSTYSGAVVRTTHVSGLFTDIGIALGLRLRGQAVDKRRLTLYLLLIGGFVCGGVLGACSFMRWHFNALWLPVGHVAALSLLYFSLRHRAA
- a CDS encoding alpha-D-glucose phosphate-specific phosphoglucomutase, whose amino-acid sequence is MSIQTVATQAFSDQKPGTSGLRKKVRVFQQPHYLQNFVQSIFDTLEIPANATLTLGGDGRYFNKEAIQIIIKMAAANGFGKVLVGQHGILSTPAASHLIRKYQTFGGIILSASHNPGGPDDDFGIKYNTSNGGPAPEKITDTIFANSKQISQYKLADLPEVDLSSIGVTTLDGFVVEVIDAVSDYADLMESMFDFAAIKRWLAAGHRLTFDAMHAVTGPYAKEILGNRLGASADSLMNCEVSENFGGGHPDPNLTYAEELVKVAYGAQAPDFAAASDGDGDRNMILGNHFFVTPSDSLALIAANAKLIPAYAKGLSGVARSMPTSGAVDRVAAKLGIACYETPTGWKFFGNLMDAGRVTLCGEESFGTGSDHVREKDGLWAVLCWLNLLAATGESVESLVRKHWQTYGRNVYSRHDYEGVPTEQANAVMAHIKAQFASLPGQVFGSYTVNTVDDFSYTDPVDGSVSTGQGLRILFACGSRVVIRLSGTGTEGATIRVYLEAFTQDPAQQQLDAQEALAELITVSHQISQLPQLTGRQQPTVIT
- the pqqA gene encoding pyrroloquinoline quinone precursor peptide PqqA yields the protein MWTKPAATEMRFGFEVTMYVMNK
- a CDS encoding retropepsin-like aspartic protease codes for the protein MSMRHATQKNHLRGRSLLYTLLWLGLAALIWFLVDRVQHPNTLEQLGQQKVVTLKRGTDGHYSAEALINGERVRVLVDTGATGIAISQNVADRLGLVSHDAISTHTANGTAVAYLVRLKTVQLGGVVAHDVAATISPGLEGDALLGMSFLGRMDVRLYQGTMTIQNAE
- a CDS encoding phosphomannomutase/phosphoglucomutase translates to MIPLLPASIFKAYDIRGIVGDTLTEEIVQQIGLALGSLAQARGEQSVCVGYDGRLSSPALATALSAGLMQTGVNVLNLGMVTTPMLYFATHYLAQTHSGVMITGSHNPPQYNGLKMVIAGETLSSEAIQALKHSIMQQQYYQPDQAGNQTSYDIYPAYQAAIVSDIQLARPMRVVIDCGNGVAGAYAPAIFQALGCEVEPLFCEVDGHFPNHHPDPVEAKNLQDVIGALQSGTAEIGIAFDGDGDRLGVVTRSGQIIRSDRQLMLFVEDILSQQPGSQVVFDVKSSRHLAPWIRQHGGKPVIWKTGHSLMKAKIKETGAAIGGELSGHLFFNDCVAGTPRWFGFDDGLYSAARLLELVSRSPDANAVLEALPDSLNTPELQIAMQEGEPHALIAQLQQSAQFPGAVEVITIDGLRVEYADGFGLIRASNTTPVLTLRFEADDNAALTRIQQTFKQLLLSTHPNLKIPF
- a CDS encoding antibiotic biosynthesis monooxygenase, with the protein product MATTDSCVSVSPYFEIQPGQASAFRAICEKYVSWSSREPGCLYYGFSFHGDLAHCREGFTNAEALLAHIENLRPILHEMGEVSTLVRIEVHGTEAELAKLREPLAGMHPQWFVLEFGYRK
- a CDS encoding AsmA family protein, with translation MSDIDKTPRAPLFARWLGGMLLVLVFVVMVCEMLGWPFLRQPLQTALQNQLQRAVIIDRPFHLQLLGGIRLQVGGLRIAAPAGFDAPYFVEAHGLSLALRYRDLWSLKARDPYRIASIRADRLNAYMIRHANQEASWDFELDDGSPPRPFPIIEQLAVNEGQAKLADAVTDAQLNVKFYTEEGAHLKTPESQIKVDGQFRRLPLQAALVTQGFLPIATQGQDSPPVNSQGWLTYGAVHATFRGAVYDVLGVQRVKGQVEVKGSSLADVGDLLSLTFPRTPHFKIKAAVEKNATQWAVNVASAHIGNSQLAGQFVYDLAPETPMLTGKLQGSLLMLADLAPAFGAAATPTTSNPHPGKLFPNTSLDFTTYGRMNADIDVHIDAVDLGSAFRQRIAPLKLRLRLQKHKLSLAELEASTAQGSLSGALSIDAHDVQNADLSPPAAPDWEIALAVHDIRLEQWLKVSPQTDKKSTSDAAKETSQQPAPAYVSGKLNGRAKLQGHGRSTAELLRSLDGQLALMVRQGEMSHLLIEAAGLDIAQAVGVMIKGDQPLPMHCAAMGWRAKEGVLTPEAAVIDTPVTTVTVNGAVDLGQEQLNLKLQASPKNFSPLTVRSPILVTGPFVDPQVSISPGPIAARVAGGILLALINPFAAILPFLDPGDQSATTDVGCQQTLQQLKMRQH
- the iscX gene encoding Fe-S cluster assembly protein IscX, with amino-acid sequence MKWTDSQRIAEELYDQFPEIDPKTIRFTDLMQWVMDLEDFDDEPSRCGEKILEAIQLAWIEEAE
- a CDS encoding M48 family metalloprotease; this translates as MIKKSILCPLIVSAGLLACGVNPVTKEREFQFVSQDKEIQIGQQNYSPARQSQGGDYTLDPELTRYVQQVGQRLAAVSDRPDLPYEFVVLNDSVPNAWAMPGGKIAFNRGLLYELHSEAELAAVLGHEIVHAAARHGAKGMERGIFMQGAMLAVGLATRDSNYANLVVGGAQLGGQLITSKYGREAESEADHYGMKYMKLAGYDPAAAVTLQETFVRLSQGKRQDFLSGLFASHPPSQERVDLNEKTLAELGTGGEMGKEIYAQKVAKLMATREAYKAYDEGKEALQKGDTEKAKTLAKKAISIEPREARFEELLGDIALTKKNTTEALAFYDKAIQMQPDYFKPYVQSGIALFNAGKKEQAESFLKKANALLPTAPGYALLGQIAEGRGETALALQHYQLAASSDSEIGKEAAARAMRLDLPRNPGRYLPAGPLADDTGMVYAAVQNNSNVPVGRVQVRMLQYDSRGRMVNQTRSMLITGGIAPGRRGSVATGVRIIDQADLQFFRVVVEGAELAN